One Vibrio penaeicida DNA segment encodes these proteins:
- the grpE gene encoding nucleotide exchange factor GrpE: MSNEENKINEEELKQQETAEEVDAVGSDADIDWNEESVQDETDAKIAQLEAALLSSEAKVKEQQESVLRAKADVENMRRRSEQEIDKARKYALNKFSEELLPVIDNLERAIQAADAENEVIKPFLEGVELTHKTFVDVVSKFGLKEINPEGEAFNPEFHQAMSIQESPDHESNMVMLVMQKGYELNGRVIRPAMVMVAK, translated from the coding sequence ATGAGCAACGAAGAAAACAAGATTAATGAAGAAGAGCTAAAGCAACAGGAAACTGCAGAAGAAGTAGATGCAGTAGGCTCTGATGCCGATATCGATTGGAACGAAGAATCGGTTCAAGATGAAACTGATGCAAAAATCGCTCAACTTGAAGCAGCATTGCTTTCAAGTGAAGCTAAAGTGAAAGAGCAGCAAGAATCGGTACTTCGTGCAAAGGCAGACGTTGAAAACATGCGTCGTCGCAGTGAACAGGAAATCGATAAAGCCCGTAAGTATGCGCTGAATAAATTTTCTGAAGAACTGCTTCCAGTTATCGATAACTTGGAGCGCGCTATCCAAGCGGCAGATGCAGAAAACGAAGTGATTAAGCCATTCCTTGAAGGTGTAGAGCTAACACATAAAACGTTTGTTGATGTTGTGTCTAAGTTTGGTCTTAAAGAGATCAACCCTGAAGGTGAGGCGTTCAACCCTGAATTCCATCAAGCTATGTCGATTCAGGAAAGCCCAGATCACGAATCTAACATGGTGATGTTAGTGATGCAGAAAGGTTACGAATTGAATGGTCGAGTTATTCGCCCTGCAATGGTGATGGTTGCGAAGTAA
- a CDS encoding type IV pilus modification PilV family protein, with amino-acid sequence MISKKHQGFSLIEVMIAFLIFGVGVLGLVKLQTFMEHKSEHAIRSLEALYLAESKLEYFRQRSVSGANGTITFDSIQSGTEVKSGGYTLTWAVSQPTGSISSAVKIITVEGEWKNRLNANQKVSIKTMVSSYNEFD; translated from the coding sequence ATGATTTCTAAAAAACACCAGGGTTTTAGCTTGATTGAAGTGATGATCGCTTTTCTAATATTTGGTGTTGGTGTACTTGGGCTTGTGAAGTTACAAACTTTTATGGAGCACAAATCTGAACATGCGATACGCAGCTTAGAAGCGTTGTATTTAGCTGAGTCAAAGTTGGAGTATTTTCGCCAGCGATCGGTGAGCGGCGCTAATGGCACCATAACTTTTGATAGTATCCAGTCGGGTACGGAAGTAAAAAGCGGTGGCTACACACTGACATGGGCGGTATCACAGCCTACTGGTTCCATTTCGTCTGCGGTGAAAATTATCACAGTAGAAGGTGAGTGGAAAAATCGGCTCAATGCGAATCAAAAAGTGTCGATCAAAACGATGGTGTCCAGCTACAACGAGTTTGATTAG
- a CDS encoding GspH/FimT family pseudopilin, which yields MARGFTLIELLITLALLSILLGAFAPSYKSVTDDNRITRLSNELRAFLVEARSEAVMKNKDLWVHVTISGASKNGDWSVELRESNTASGALVQTVSGSPFKSIHFNSNHGSPFKVEGVNGRIQGGTFQFSYKENMSDSGSVITHFTNGRVKVCGSRGNTHGFKEC from the coding sequence ATGGCTCGCGGCTTTACACTCATTGAGCTTTTGATCACTCTGGCTTTGCTGTCCATTCTGCTTGGTGCGTTTGCTCCAAGCTATAAATCAGTGACCGATGACAACCGAATAACTCGTTTATCCAATGAGCTTCGGGCGTTTTTGGTTGAAGCGCGATCGGAAGCGGTGATGAAAAACAAAGACCTTTGGGTTCATGTCACTATTTCAGGTGCTTCCAAAAATGGAGACTGGTCCGTTGAGCTACGTGAATCGAATACGGCTTCAGGCGCTTTAGTTCAAACTGTATCTGGCTCACCTTTCAAAAGTATCCACTTCAACAGTAACCATGGCTCTCCGTTTAAAGTGGAAGGCGTGAACGGTCGAATTCAAGGTGGCACTTTTCAATTCAGTTACAAAGAAAATATGTCCGATAGTGGTTCGGTGATTACTCACTTTACCAATGGTCGAGTCAAAGTGTGTGGCAGTAGAGGGAATACTCATGGCTTCAAAGAGTGTTAG
- the fghA gene encoding S-formylglutathione hydrolase: protein MAITEISAAKVHGGWHKQFTHQSNTVQCEMRFAIFLPSQAESEPVPVLYWLSGLTCTDENFMQKAAAFRKAAELGVAIVAPDTSPRGESVPDDSEGAYDFGLGAGFYLNATQEPWSTHYHMYDYVVKELPALIEANFPVNTKKSISGHSMGGHGALSIGLKHPDLYRSVSAFSPITNPMNCPWGIKAFSLYLGEDKANWSRYDSCELLKSADSVPPILVDQGSADSFLEEQLKPDMFQSIAKQHDNIVFRMQDGYDHSYFFIQSFIEDHLAFHARYLK from the coding sequence ATGGCTATTACTGAAATCAGTGCCGCAAAAGTCCATGGCGGCTGGCACAAACAATTTACTCATCAGTCCAACACTGTGCAGTGTGAAATGCGATTCGCCATTTTTTTACCCTCACAAGCCGAATCTGAGCCAGTACCTGTACTCTACTGGTTATCTGGGCTGACATGCACTGACGAAAATTTCATGCAAAAAGCCGCGGCATTTCGTAAAGCTGCCGAACTTGGTGTTGCTATTGTCGCACCAGATACCAGCCCGAGAGGCGAAAGCGTACCTGACGACTCAGAAGGGGCATACGATTTTGGCTTAGGCGCAGGCTTTTACCTTAATGCGACACAAGAACCGTGGAGCACTCACTACCACATGTACGATTATGTGGTGAAAGAACTTCCAGCGCTTATTGAAGCCAATTTCCCAGTCAACACCAAAAAGTCCATTTCAGGTCACAGCATGGGTGGACACGGTGCACTCAGTATTGGCTTAAAGCACCCAGACCTATACCGTTCTGTTTCTGCATTCAGCCCAATTACCAACCCCATGAATTGTCCTTGGGGTATTAAAGCATTCAGCCTGTATTTAGGAGAAGATAAAGCCAACTGGTCGCGCTACGACAGCTGTGAATTACTTAAATCGGCAGATAGCGTGCCACCAATATTGGTTGATCAAGGGAGCGCTGATTCTTTCCTTGAAGAACAGCTAAAACCAGACATGTTTCAAAGCATCGCTAAACAGCACGACAATATTGTCTTTAGAATGCAAGACGGCTACGACCACAGTTATTTCTTCATACAAAGTTTCATCGAGGATCACTTAGCGTTTCATGCACGCTACCTCAAATAA
- a CDS encoding S-(hydroxymethyl)glutathione dehydrogenase/class III alcohol dehydrogenase, whose product MSEQFIKSRAAVAWGPNQPLSIEEVDVMLPKAGEVLVKIVASGVCHTDAFTLSGDDPEGIFPSILGHEGGGIVEMVGEGVTSVEVGDHVIPLYTAECGECKFCTSGKTNLCQAVRETQGKGLMPDGTTRFYKDGQPIYHYMGCSTFSEYTVLPEISLAKVNADAPLEEVCLLGCGVTTGMGAVLNTAKVQKGDTVAIFGLGGIGLSAIIGATMAGASRIIGVDINESKFDLAKQLGATDCINPQHYDKPIQEVIVDMTDGGVDFSFECIGNVNVMRSALECCHKGWGESVIIGVAGAGQEISTRPFQLVTGRVWRGSAFGGVKGRSELPGIVERYMDGEFGLQEFITHTMGLDGINDAFDLMHKGESIRSVVHFDK is encoded by the coding sequence ATGTCTGAACAATTCATTAAATCTCGCGCAGCAGTCGCGTGGGGACCAAATCAACCACTCTCTATTGAAGAAGTTGATGTCATGCTTCCGAAAGCAGGTGAAGTTCTGGTTAAGATTGTTGCTTCTGGTGTTTGCCACACCGATGCATTTACTTTGTCGGGCGACGATCCTGAAGGTATCTTCCCCTCTATTTTGGGTCACGAAGGTGGCGGCATTGTTGAAATGGTTGGGGAAGGCGTCACCAGCGTTGAGGTCGGTGACCATGTAATCCCTCTTTACACGGCAGAGTGTGGAGAGTGTAAGTTCTGTACTTCAGGAAAAACAAACTTATGCCAAGCGGTTCGAGAAACTCAGGGCAAAGGTTTGATGCCTGATGGCACCACTCGTTTTTATAAAGACGGTCAGCCTATATATCATTACATGGGGTGTTCGACATTTTCAGAATACACAGTATTGCCTGAGATCTCGCTAGCAAAAGTAAACGCTGATGCCCCATTAGAAGAAGTATGCTTACTCGGATGTGGTGTCACCACTGGTATGGGAGCGGTACTCAACACCGCTAAAGTACAAAAAGGTGATACCGTTGCGATCTTTGGGCTAGGCGGAATCGGTTTATCTGCGATCATTGGTGCCACAATGGCCGGAGCAAGCCGCATCATTGGTGTCGATATCAATGAAAGTAAATTTGACCTCGCCAAGCAGCTTGGCGCGACAGATTGCATTAACCCACAACATTATGACAAACCCATTCAAGAAGTCATTGTGGACATGACTGACGGTGGCGTCGATTTCTCATTCGAATGTATCGGGAACGTCAACGTTATGCGCTCTGCACTTGAATGTTGTCATAAAGGTTGGGGAGAATCTGTCATTATTGGTGTGGCTGGTGCAGGGCAAGAGATATCAACTCGCCCATTCCAATTAGTAACGGGTCGAGTTTGGCGTGGTAGTGCATTTGGTGGCGTGAAAGGTCGCTCCGAATTACCGGGCATTGTAGAGCGATACATGGATGGTGAGTTTGGTCTACAAGAGTTCATCACTCACACTATGGGGCTGGATGGCATCAACGACGCTTTTGATCTCATGCATAAAGGCGAAAGCATACGCTCTGTTGTCCATTTCGATAAATAG
- a CDS encoding type IV pilin protein, whose product MIRKNRCKKRNSSPKGMTLLEVLVAVSIIAIFAAVVYPSLNDYVYKGHRKQAMADMIRIQLTMEQAYNNGYSWSNILSGSTCIICDTSDDRYAFAVTSAGGYTITATPKSDKGQNSDSCGTLTVKADGTNTPKICW is encoded by the coding sequence ATGATTCGAAAAAATAGATGCAAGAAGCGCAACAGCTCTCCCAAAGGAATGACCTTGCTCGAAGTTCTGGTTGCGGTTTCTATCATTGCCATTTTCGCGGCGGTTGTTTACCCCTCCTTGAACGACTACGTATACAAAGGGCACCGTAAGCAAGCCATGGCGGATATGATCCGTATTCAACTAACAATGGAGCAGGCATATAACAATGGCTACTCATGGAGCAACATCTTATCTGGCTCCACTTGCATCATATGTGATACCTCAGACGACAGGTACGCCTTTGCGGTAACATCCGCGGGTGGTTACACAATCACCGCCACCCCAAAATCAGATAAAGGTCAAAACAGTGATTCTTGCGGCACACTCACGGTCAAAGCCGATGGTACCAATACGCCTAAAATTTGTTGGTAG
- a CDS encoding AbgT family transporter encodes MSNQAVKQAPPSQPSGMDRFLNFIERAGNKIPDPAILFFWALVIVWVSSALLSNVSFDLMNPRTGEALEINNLLTGEALASFLANMVTTFTSFAPLGIVLVAMLGVGVADSSGFITTGLKKMLNFTPAKLLTPMLILVAIVSHTAADAGYVLVIPLGGIIFHAAGRHPLAGIAAAFAGVSGGFSANFIPSGIDPLLAGFTQTAAQVLDESYVVNPLANIFFTGISSVIIVAIGWYVTEKIIEPRLANTPVDEDAEEAPDLGSFSAIESKAFRYAGWAMLAGIALLVVALIPEDSALRSPDGELTAFSAPVMKSIVPLIFILFIIPGIVYGRVAGTFKSSNDVIKAMSDTMATMGAYIVMSFFCAQFLSAFGQSNIGTMLALYGAEGLKALELPGQATIVGMILLTAFVNLLVGSASAKWALIGPILVPMLMAVGISPELSQAAYRVGDSVSNIISPLMVFFPLVVVYCQRYVKSTGIGTLASLMMPFSIAMLIGWTIFLLAYWALGIPLGIQAPYTYTM; translated from the coding sequence ATGAGTAACCAAGCTGTTAAGCAGGCTCCACCATCCCAACCGTCGGGAATGGACCGATTTTTAAATTTTATCGAACGCGCTGGTAACAAGATCCCTGATCCAGCAATCTTGTTTTTTTGGGCGCTAGTAATTGTTTGGGTATCATCAGCATTACTTTCTAATGTTTCCTTTGATCTGATGAACCCGCGTACTGGTGAAGCGCTGGAAATAAACAACCTACTTACCGGTGAAGCGCTCGCAAGTTTCCTTGCAAATATGGTGACAACTTTTACTAGCTTTGCACCTTTGGGGATTGTGTTAGTAGCAATGCTAGGGGTAGGTGTCGCTGACTCTTCTGGCTTCATTACTACTGGCTTGAAGAAAATGCTGAACTTCACGCCGGCGAAACTTTTAACGCCAATGCTTATTTTGGTGGCGATAGTGTCACATACTGCAGCCGATGCGGGTTACGTACTCGTGATTCCGTTGGGAGGCATTATCTTCCATGCTGCTGGTCGTCACCCTCTTGCCGGAATTGCGGCGGCATTTGCGGGCGTTTCTGGTGGCTTCTCGGCTAACTTTATTCCATCTGGCATCGATCCTCTATTGGCTGGCTTCACCCAAACGGCAGCACAGGTATTGGATGAAAGTTATGTTGTGAACCCGCTGGCGAATATCTTCTTTACAGGGATCTCCTCTGTCATCATTGTTGCGATTGGCTGGTATGTGACCGAGAAAATCATTGAACCTCGTCTAGCCAATACTCCTGTTGATGAAGATGCGGAAGAAGCCCCCGATTTGGGATCGTTTTCTGCTATTGAATCCAAAGCGTTTCGTTATGCAGGCTGGGCGATGTTGGCAGGTATTGCTTTACTGGTTGTCGCACTTATTCCAGAAGACTCAGCACTGCGCTCACCTGATGGAGAGTTAACAGCGTTCTCCGCACCAGTAATGAAATCAATCGTACCGCTGATTTTCATCCTATTTATTATACCCGGCATTGTTTATGGCCGTGTGGCTGGCACGTTCAAAAGCAGTAACGACGTGATTAAAGCCATGTCCGATACTATGGCGACGATGGGTGCTTACATTGTCATGTCATTCTTTTGTGCGCAATTCCTGTCGGCGTTTGGTCAATCAAACATTGGTACTATGCTTGCACTTTATGGTGCAGAAGGGCTTAAAGCTCTTGAGTTACCAGGGCAAGCTACCATCGTAGGTATGATTCTCCTTACGGCATTTGTAAACTTGCTGGTTGGGTCGGCATCTGCGAAATGGGCGTTAATTGGTCCAATTCTAGTACCGATGCTAATGGCGGTCGGAATTTCTCCTGAGCTATCTCAGGCGGCGTATCGTGTCGGTGATTCTGTTTCTAACATCATTTCACCGCTTATGGTGTTCTTCCCTCTTGTGGTTGTGTACTGCCAGCGCTACGTGAAATCTACGGGCATTGGTACTTTGGCTTCTCTCATGATGCCGTTCTCCATTGCGATGTTAATCGGTTGGACAATCTTCTTACTGGCGTATTGGGCATTAGGAATACCTCTAGGTATTCAAGCGCCTTACACCTATACGATGTAA